In Aspergillus nidulans FGSC A4 chromosome IV, a single window of DNA contains:
- a CDS encoding sterigmatocystin biosynthesis ketoreductase stcE (transcript_id=CADANIAT00000964): protein MPSAAVSVPEVPSSDRKTVYLVTGASRGLGRGLVQAFLLRPNSIVIAGLRNRTSQAGALDALPRGENSSLIAVQLDSGSKSDPADAVSILQRDYGITHLDVVIANAAIAANYGPASTMPLEYLETHMQINAYAALLLFQATRVLLQAAKSPQFICVGAPISTITEMESCARAPLTNYALSKLAACYLVRKIHFENKWLVAYIVDPGHIQSDMGAQAARLFGRKEAPTTIEESVAGICARMTEADKNTTSGRFILFSDGSDVPW from the exons ATGCCATCTGCAGCCGTTTCTGTACCAGAAGTTCCTTCGTCCGACCGCAAGACGGTCTACCTAGTGACCGGTGCCAGCAGGG GCCTCGGGAGGGGGCTCGTGCAGGCATTTCTCCTTCGCCCCAACAGCATCGTCATCGCCGGTCTCCGCAATCGCACTTCGCAGGCGGGGGCCTTGGATGCGCTCCCAAGAGGCGAGAACTCCTCGCTGATCGCAGTCCAACTGGACAGTGGATCGAAGTCCGATCCCGCCGACGCGGTCAGCATTCTCCAGCGCGATTACGGCATTACGCATCTCGATGTAGTGATCGCGAACGCAGCTATTGCGGCCAACTACGGTCCAGCCTCGACCATGCCTCTCGAGTATCTGGAGACTCACATGCAGATTAACGCATACGCGGCCCTGCTACTGTTCCAGGCGACTAGGGTCCttctccaggccgccaaATCGCCGCAGTTCATCTGCGTCGGGGCCCCGATTAGCACGATTACCGAGATGGAGAGCTGTGCGCGGGCACCGCTCACAAATTATGCACTTTCAAAGCTGGCCGCCTGCTATCTGGTGCGCAAGATCCACTTTGAGAATAAGTGGCTTGTTGCGTACATTGTCGACCCTGG ACACATCCAGTCAGATATGGGCGCCCAGGCTGCCAGGTTGTTCGGGCGCAAAGAGGCCCCCACGACGATAGAGGAAAGCGTGGCTGGTATCTGTGCCAGG
- a CDS encoding DUF4267 domain-containing protein (transcript_id=CADANIAT00000965) — protein sequence MPVSQHPALSIGANAFALIAIGFGVNALLRPAHALSFFEWELPASPAERRLVEGLSYVYGVRDIFWGFSFYIANAFGTRKSTGWTLVAGSLVAFADGAICYSWGKGEWGHWSYAPMMTALGAAFLGLFD from the coding sequence ATGCCCGTCTCTCAGCACCCGGCCCTCAGCATCGGCGCCAATGCGTTTGCGCTCATCGCCATTGGATTCGGCGTCAACGCGCTCCTTCGCCCTGCGCACGcgctctctttctttgaGTGGGAGCTGCCCGCTTCGCCCGCCGAAAGACGGCTCGTCGAGGGCCTGAGTTACGTGTACGGGGTCCGCGACATCTTCTGGGGCTTTTCGTTCTACATTGCCAACGCGTTCGGGACCCGCAAGTCGACGGGCTGGACCCTCGTGGCCGGCAGTCTGGTCGCGTTTGCCGACGGCGCGATCTGCTATAGCtggggaaagggagaatgGGGCCATTGGTCGTATGCGCCAATGATGACGGCCCTCGGGGCGGCTTTTCTGGGCCTCTTTGACTAG
- a CDS encoding protein stcC (transcript_id=CADANIAT00000966) — translation MLLKSIQNIVCGLVPTFFLFGSAAAELDFEQWHPAGLGDLRCGCPAMNSLANHGFINHNGSNITVNEVIPLMQEVFHLSEELATIVTGLAVLSADDPASGIFNLDMLNRHNIFEHDASLTRKDFYLGGDGHTIDQPTLDEFLSYFDGKEWIDLNDAAAARYARVLDSREKNPSFLYQDQQLITSYGETIKYFRTMVDPRSNKTSAEFVRILFTEERLPVREGWQRPREEISGFSLASDVVQLALRTPEKFIGMPFDQRPFAEQAFDPLPWQRPPIWTPPNYPGFSKRHFSELVGRFAKKALPFRA, via the coding sequence ATGTTgctcaagagcatccagAACATTGTCTGTGGCCTCGTGCCAACGTTCTTCCTGTttggctctgcagctgccgAGCTGGACTTTGAACAGTGGCATCCAGCGGGACTGGGAGACTTGCGCTGCGGCTGCCCGGCCATGAACAGTCTTGCCAACCACGGGTTCATCAACCATAACGGCAGCAACATCACGGTCAACGAGGTCATCCCGTTGATGCAAGAGGTCTTTCATCTCAGTGAAGAGCTCGCCACGATTGTCACGGGCCTCGCCGTCCTCTCGGCGGACGACCCTGCCTCGGGTATTTTCAACCTTGATATGCTGAACCGCCACAACATTTTCGAGCACGACGCCTCACTGACCCGCAAGGATTTCTACCTGGGCGGCGACGGACATACTATTGACCAGCCCACGCTGGACGAGTTCCTCAGCTACTTCGACGGCAAAGAATGGATCGACCTCAACGACGCCGCAGCAGCCCGCTATGCGCGCGTCCTCGACTCCCGCGAGAAGAACCCGAGCTTCCTCTaccaggaccagcagctcatTACTTCGTACGGCGAGACGATCAAGTACTTCCGAACCATGGTCGACCCGCGCTCAAACAAGACATCCGCCGAGTTCGTCAGGATCTTGTTCACCGAGGAGCGGCTGCCCGTCAGGGAAGGGTGGCAGCGCCCGCGAGAAGAGATCAGTGGGTTCTCGCTGGCCAGCGATGTCGTTCAGCTGGCGCTGCGCACCCCAGAGAAGTTCATTGGCATGCCGTTCGACCAGCGTCCGTTTGCAGAGCAGGCCTTTGACccgctgccatggcagcggcCTCCCATCTGGACTCCCCCGAACTACCCGGGTTTCAGTAAGAGGCATTTCTCTGAGCTTGTCGGGAGGTTTGCGAAGAAGGCCCTTCCGTTTCGTGCTTGA
- a CDS encoding P450 monooxygenase stcB (transcript_id=CADANIAT00000968): protein MISQICNEVIGLVPKKEEPGWLSVTGHPGAVYCENSISSGPEATGADVSQAIRIAYFTPLKHIPGPWYASLTGLRLSWSVFANNRIHYVHSLHQKYGPIVRIGPQEIDVADPVAGREIHRMGSGFMKAPFYELLSPGPVDNIFNFRDPKLHAARRKLYARGFTLQSLRNEWEPKVRDIIKLTVEKIKCDAVKGEAEIMGWWTLMANEIVCQLTFGGGAGIVAKGVKEPFVLMLERRMGDLAHLLKHFAPPGYYLGRALAWFIPPLQDIFYSQERMFAAGGDVVSRAREAKKAQAEPRNLFNKALEAGNLTDTDIITDAGALLLAGSDPTAISLTFLLWCVLSRPEVQKQVEAEVATLEGELTDEACERLPILNAVIDESLRLYGAAPGCMPRSPPSGGVTIGGYFIPDDTIVATQNWSLQRNPSIWDDADTFDHTRWLSNSRITDQAKLAFNPFGYGARQCLGIHLGRMEMRLAAAMFFRECVGARLGRSVTDESMHVVDSFIAGVPRDRRCAITLT from the exons ATG ATCTCGCAAATCTGCAACGAAGTCATAGGTCTGGTCCCCAAAAAGGAAGAGCCTGGTTGGCTCAGCGTGACTGGCCATCCTGGAGCCGTTTATTGCGAAAATA GTATTTCGTCCGGCCCGGAGGCAACTGGCGCTGATGTATCCCAGGCCATTCGCATAGCTTACTTCACTCCATTGAAACATATTCCAGGTCCCTGGTATGCGTCGTTGACAGGGCTGCGCCTGTCGTGGTCCGTCTTTGCCAACAATCGAATCCACTACGTCCATAGCTTGCACCAGAAGTATGGGCCCATCGTCCGTATCGGACCTCAAGAAATCGACGTGGCAGATCCTGTGGCAGGACGCGAGATCCACCGCATGGGATCTGGCTTCATGAAAGCTCCCTTCTATGAGCTTCTATCACCAGGGCCGGTAGACAATATCTTCAACTTTCGGGATCCAAAACTCCATGCGGCGCGTCGTAAACTTTACGCCCGGGGTTTCACGCTGCAGAGCTTACGAAACGAGTGGGAGCCAAAGGTCCGGGATATCATCAAGCTGACCGTGGAGAAGATCAAATGCGACGCCGTAAAGGGCGAGGCCGAGATCATGGGGTGGTGGACTCTCATGGCCAACGAAATAGTCTGCCAGCTTACGTTCGGCGGTGGCGCAGGCATCGTCGCCAAAGGTGTCAAGGAACCCTTCGTTCTTATGCTAGAACGGCGGATGGGAGACCTTGCGCATCTGCTCAAGCACTTCGCTCCCCCTGGCTACTATCTTGGCCGTGCGTTGGCTTGGTTCATCCCACCTCTCCAGGATATATTCTATTCTCAGGAGAGAATGTTCGCTGCGGGAGGCGACGTGGTCTCCCGAGCGCgagaggcaaagaaggccCAGGCCGAACCGAGAAATCTATTCAATAAGGCCCTAGAGGCCGGAAACTTGACTGATACAGATATCATAACTGACGCCGGGGCTCTACTACTGGCGGGCTCCGACCCGACGGCAATCTCTCTGACGTTCCTTCTCTGGTGTGTGCTGAGTCGACCAGAAGTCCAAAAGCAAGTCGAGGCCGAGGTCGCCACTCTTGAAGGTGAACTGACCGACGAAGCCTGCGAGCGGTTGCCCATCCTGAATGCGGTCATCGACGAAAGTCTACGGCTATACGGGGCGGCTCCAGGATGCATGCCTCGCAGTCCACCATCCGGGGGTGTGACAATTGGGGGGTATTTCATTCCCGACGACACCATAGTTGCTACGCAGAACTGGAGTCTTCAGCGCAATCCGAGTATCTGGGATGATGCAGACAC GTTCGATCATACGCGCTGGCTATCCAACTCGAGAATCACTGACCAAGCCAAGCTGGCTTTCAACCCGTTCGGGTACGGGGCACGCCAGTGCCTAGGTATTCATCTCGGCCGTATGGAGATGCGTCTGGCTGCGGCCATGTTTTTTCGCGAATGTGTTGGGGCGCGATTAGGACGATCGGTGACGGACGAGAGCATGCACGTGGTAGACAGTTTCATAGCGGGCGTTCCCCGCGATCGTCGATGCGCCATTACACTGACATAG